A part of Aegilops tauschii subsp. strangulata cultivar AL8/78 chromosome 2, Aet v6.0, whole genome shotgun sequence genomic DNA contains:
- the LOC141041788 gene encoding uncharacterized protein: MPGMASSKGLLVFALLLAAAILVASTDEHPEAKKEENEAGVKNFFHFGGGHHGHGGGGGGYGGGGGGYGGGGGYGGGGGGYGGGGYPGGGGGYGGGGGYPGHGGEGGGGYGGGGGYPGHGGEGGGGYGGGGGYPGHGGEGGGGYGGGGGYPGHGGEGGGGYGGGGYPGGGGGYGGGGGGHGGKGGGGYGSGGCHWGCCGHGLFHHHGCRCCARADEVPEPMYRAPAEVRN, translated from the exons ATGCCAGGCATGGCATCCAGCAAGGGTCTTCTTGTGTTCGCTCTCCTGCTTGCTGCTGCTATCCTCGTAGCCTCGACTGACGAACACCCTG AGGCCAAGAAGGAAGAGAATGAAGCCGGCGTAAAGAACTTCTTCCACTTTGGCGGAGGCCACCACGGGCACGGAGGCGGCGGGGGAGGCTATGGCGGAGGTGGAGGAGgttacggcggcggcggaggctacggaggaggtggtggaggttacggcggcggcggctacccaggcggcggaggaggctacggtggcggtggcggctaCCCTGGCCACGGTGGGGAAGGCGGAGGAGGCTacggtggcggtggcggctaCCCTGGCCACGGTGGGGAAGGCGGAGGAGGCTacggtggcggtggcggctaCCCTGGCCACGGTGGGGAAGGCGGTGGAGGctacggcggcggtggcggctacCCTGGCCACGGTGGGGAAGGCGGTGGAGgttacggcggcggcggctacccaggcggcggaggaggctacggtggcggtggcggtggccaCGGCGGAAAAGGCGGCGGAGGCTACGGCAGCGGCGGATGTCACTGGGGCTGCTGCGGGCACGGGCTCTTCCATCACCATGGCTGCCGCTGCTGTGCGCGCGCGGACGAGGTTCCGGAGCCCATGTACCGGGCGCCGGCGGAGGTCCGCAACTGA